The following is a genomic window from Hymenobacter gelipurpurascens.
CTTCAACAGCAGACTTAGAGAAAGCATGGGCATGTACTTCTAAAGCTTTGGTGATTTCACCACGGCCTAGAACTTTGATCTTGGCATTCTTAGAAGCCAGACCAGCATTTACAAAGAAATCTTTGTCAAGCGTAGTAGTGCTACCGTTTTCAGTCAGAGCAGCCAATACGTCCAAGTTTACAGCTTTGTACTCAACACGGTTAATGTTGGTAAAGCCGAACTTAGGAATACGACGCTGCAAAGGCATCTGGCCACCTTCGAAGCCAGACTTCTTAGAGTAACCCGAACGGGACTTGGCACCTTTGTGACCGCGCGTCGATGTGCCGCCACGGCCTGAACCCGTACCACGGCCTACACGCTTTTCATTGCGAGTAGAGCCAACGGCGGGTGAGAGATTGCTGAGATTCATTTTCGGGAGATTCCTATAGTTCGGTTACTTCCAACAGGTGCTTCACGGCATTTACCATACCAGCAACCTGAGGAGTATTTTCTACTTCTTTGCTGCTGCCGATCTTGCCTAGGCCTAGGGCCTTAATCGTGCGTTTCTGACGCTCAGGGCGGTCAATAACGCTCTTTACTAATTTAATGTGGATCTGCGCCATCTTCTCTTAACCGTTAAATACTTGGGAGAGAGTAATGCCACGAGCCTGTGCGATCTGCATAGGATCACGCATTTTCAGAAGAGCATCAAAGGTTGCCTTAACCACGTTGTGTGGGTTAGAAGAACCCTTAGATTTTGCAAGCACATCTTTGATACCAGCGCTTTCAAAAACGGCGCGCATAGCACCACCTGCAATTACACCAGTACCAGCGGCTGCCGGCTGAACCAGCACAAAACCACCCGAGTACTTACCTTCCATCACGTGAGGAACAGTGTGCTTATACAGCGGCACTTTCACGAGATTTTTCTTAGCGTCGTCAATGCCTTTAGCAATAGCGTCCGTTACTTCATTGGCTTTGCCTAGGCCATAGCCAACAGTGCCGTTGCCGTCACCTACTACTACAATAGCCGAGAAGCTGAAGCGACGACCGCCTTTTACTACTTTGGCTACGCGGTTGATAGCAACAACTTTTTCTTTGAGATCGGAATCACCAGTGCGCGACTGGTCATTGTTACGGTCATTGCCGCGACGGTCATTGCCACCACCACGACGGTCATTGCCACCGCCACGGTTATCGCCGCTACCACCACGAGGGCCGTTGTTAAATTCTGCCATGATGATTTAGAAATTGAGGCCGCCTTCGCGGGCTCCTTCTGCCAATGATTTTACGCGGCCGTGGTAGAGGTAACCGGAACGGTCAAATACCACTTTCGAAATTCCTTTTCCTGTAGCACGGGCAGCAAGTTCTTTGCCGACTGCGGCAGCGAGGGCTACTCCGTTGCCCCCTTCCACCGAAACGTGCTTCGAGGAAGCAGACGCCAACGTGTGACCTGTCGTGTCGTCAATAATCTGAGCATAGATGCCCGTATTGCTGCGAAATACCGACAAACGCGGACGCTCGGACGTGCCAGCCACCTTGGTGCGGATGATGCGCTGGATCCGTTTTCTTCTAGTTGCTTTATCGAAAGCCATGGTGTGATGTTATTTCGAAGCCGTTTTACCAGCCTTACGACGAATTTGCTCACCCACGAAGCGCACGCCTTTGCCTTTGTAAGGCTCAACTTTGCGCAACGAGCGAATCTTGGCGGCCACTTGGCCTAGCAGTTGCTTATCAATGCTAGTCAGCGTAACGATAGGGTTTTTACCCTTTTCAGTTACTGCCGTTGCAGTTACTTCTTTAGGCAGAGCCAAGAAGATATTATGCGAGTAACCTAACGAGAGCTCAAGGGTTGTGCCAGCCATAGCGGCTTTGTAACCTACACCTACCAGTTCCAGTTTCTCCTCCAAACCGTTGCTAACACCGCTGATAGCGTTGTTGAGCAATGAGCGGTACAGGCCATGCATAGCCTTGTGACGCTTCTGTTCGGTTGGGCGTGATACCACCAGCTGACCATCTTCGGTAGCTACGGTGATGTCTCGGTCAACTGGAACCACTAAAGTGCCTTTTGGGCCCTTCACGGTTACCGTGTTTTCGTTGCTCACTTCAACCTGCACGTTGGCGGGCAGGCTGATGGGCAGTTTACCAATGCGTGACATAGTCTCGTTTTCCTTTCAGATTAGTAGACGTAGCACAGCACTTCGCCGCCCACGTTCTCGGCTTTCGCCTCTTTCTCTGTCATTACGCCCTTCGACGTCGACAGAATTGCAACACCCAAACCGCTCAGTACACGGGGAAGGTTTTCTACGTGAGCATACTTACGCAGGCCAGGCGTGCTTACACGCTCCAGCTTTGTGATAGCAGGCTGCTTAGTAGCAGGGTTATACTTCAGCGCGATTTTGATCGTGCCTTGTACTGCGCTGTCATCAAAACGGTAGCTCTGAATGTAGCCCTTCTTATAGAGTACCTTCGTAATCTCCTTTTTGATGTTGCTGGCCGGGATTTCTACTACCCGGTGGTTTGCCTTGATGGCATTGCGTACCCGGGTCAGGTAGTCGGCAATTGGATCTGTATTCATTTCTGTAGAAAAGAGGCGCCCATTTTTAGGGAGCCGCAAAGATAGGAAAATTTCGCCGCCACGGAAAGTGGCGACGAAATTTTCGGTTAAGACTACTCGGCTCGACTTATTTAGGCTCGGCCAATGGTTTCTTTCGGCAACCTGCCAAATGATGCTGTTTGATGAAATTCATTCGACAGCAAATAACTGTTTTACCAGCTAGACTTCGTTACACCGGGAATCTTACCGGCTAAAGCCATTTCGCGGAAACGCACACGGCTGATACCGAATTTACGCATATAACCACGAGGACGGCCGTCGATCTTGTCACGATTGTGCAGACGCACAGGCGATGAGTTACGGGGCAGCTTGTCCAGACCTTCGAGGTCGCCGGCAGCTTTGAGGGCCTTACGCTTCTCAGCGTAGCGAGCAACCATTGCGATGCGCTTCCGCTCGCGGGCTTTGATGGATTCCTTAGCCATTAGCTTTGTTTCTTAGCGTTAGCGAACGGCATACCGAAAGCTTTCAGCAGCTCATAGCTCTGCTCGTCGTTTTCAGCGGTCGTTACGAAGGTGATGTCCATACCCGAAATCGATTTGATCTTATCGATCGAGATTTCTGGGAAAATGATTTGCTCTTTGATGCCCAAGGTATAGTTACCACGGCCATCGAAGCCTTTATCGTTAATGCCTTTGAAGTCACGAACGCGGGGCAGAGCTACTGTCAACAGACGGTCCAGGAATTCGTACATCTGCTCGCCACGTAGGGTAACACGTGCGCCGATAGGCATACCCTCACGCAGCTTGAAGTTTGAAACCGAACGCTTAGCGATGGTAGGGACAGCCTTCTGACCAGTGATAGTCGTCAGCTCATCTACACCATTGTCAACAAGCTTCTTGTCAGCAACAGCTGCACCAATACCGCGGTTGATGCAGATTTTGGTGATGCGCGGTACTTGCATGATGCTCTTGAACTGGAATTTCTCCTGGAGCGCTGGTACTACTTCTTTTTTGTATTTGTCTTTGAGTCGAGCCATGGTCGTAGAGCGGATTAGGCGTTCGTCGAATCAGCACGCTTCACGTTGCTCACGTGAATAGGTGACTCGATCTTGGTGATGCCGCCCTGGGGATTCTTAGCACTAGGCTTGTTGTGCTTAGTGACCAGGTTTAGGCCTTCCACGATAACACGCTGCGTAGAACGGTTCACCGACTTAATTACACCGGTTTTACCTTTCTCGTCGCCGGCAATCACCAGAACGGTGTCACCAGTCTTCACATGCAGTTTCGCGGGCGTTGCTTTCGTTTTCGTTGCCATTGCTTAGAGAACTTCAGGAGCCAGCGAAACGATCTTCATGAACTGCTTCTCGCGAAGTTCACGGGCCACGGGGCCGAAGATGCGGGTACCGCGGGGCTCGTCGTTATTGTTGAGCAGTACAGCGGCGTTGTCGTCGAAACGAATATAGGAACCGTCCTTACGACGTACTTCCTTCTTCGTGCGAACTACAACAGCCTTCGATACAGTGCCTTTTTTGGCGTTGCCGGAAGGAATAGCCGACTTGATTGCTACTACAATCTTGTCGCCTACGCTGGCGTATTTCTTGCCCGTGCCACCGAGGACACGAATGCAGAGAACTTCTTTGGCGCCGCTGTTATCAGCGACGGTCAGACGGGATTCTTGCTGTATCATCTTATTTGGCGCGTTCTACAATTTCTACCAGTCTCCACCGCTTGTTCTTGCTCAGCGGACGGGTCGACATGATGCGAACCGTATCGCCTTCGCCGCATTCGTTGTTCTCGTCGTGAGCCATAAACTTGGTCGACTTGGTAACGAACTTGCCGTAGATCGGGTGTTTCATTTTGCTTTCCACTACTACCGTGATGGACTTATCCATCTTGGAGGAGGAAACGCGGCCGATGATTTCTTTACGCAGGTTCCGCTCGGTTGCGGTCGTTGCCTGCTGTTCTTCGTTGCTTGCCATCGTTAGTTAGCAGTGTTAGTTGCCTGCTCGTTCTCGCGACGCTTCAACTCGGTCAGCAGACGGGCGACATTTTTGCGGGCATGCTTCAGACGAATCGGATTCTCCAGGGGAGAAATAGCGTGCGCAAAACGCATGCTCTGACCGTTGGTCTGTTCAGCTTTGATCTGATTTTTGAGGTCCTCCAGAGAGAGGGCGCGGATTTCAGCGTTCTTCATCTTACTTGCTTTCTACGTAGTCGCGACGAACAACAAATGAAGTCCGAACCGGCAGCTTCTGAGCGGCCAGACGCAGCGACTCTTGTGCTACTTCTAGGCTAACGCCATCTGATTCGAACATGATGGTACCGGGCTTAACTACGGCCACCCAATACTCGGGCGAACCTTTACCCTTACCCATCCGCACTTCAGCAGGCTTCTTAGTGATCGGCTTATCAGGGAAAATGCGGATCCAAACTTGACCTTCGCGTTTCATGGCGCGGGTCATGGCAATACGGGCAGCCTCAATCTGGCGAGCCGTAATCCAAGCCTGTTCCAGCGACTTGATAGCGAACGAACCGAAGTCAATGGAGCTGCCGCGATGGGCTAGGCCATGCACGCGACCCTTTTGCATCTTGCGATACTTGGTCCTTTTCGGTTGTAACATGAGATATCTTGAATTGAAATTCGGGGAAAGAGAAAAAGGCTAGCGACGGGGAGCACCGCCACCCTGGCCACCACGGTTTGGAGCACCGCCGCCACCGCGACGCTGTCCACCTGCACCTTGGCCACCACGGTTATCACCGCCACGGCCTTCGCCACCACGGTCGTTGCGGTCACGACGAGGACCACGGTCACCACCACGGTCATTACGTGGACCACGGTCGCCACCACGGCTGTCGTTACCTTGGTTAGCAGGAACCTGGTTTGGCGACAGGTCGGGCTTGCCGAACACTTCACCACGCATTACCCACACCTTGATACCGATTTTACCATACACGGTCTGAGCTTCCGACAGAGCATAGTCGATGTCAGCGCGCAGCGTGTGAAGCGGAGTGCGGCCTTCTTTGTACTGCTCGGAACGAGCAATCTCAGCACCGCCCAAACGGCCACCGCACTGAATCTTGATGCCTTCGGCACCAACGCGGATAGCAGCCTGGATGGCCATCTTCATAGCGCGACGGAACGAGATACGAGCCTGTAGCTGCTGAGCAATGCTCTCACCTACCAGTTTCGCGTCGAGTTCAGGACGCTTAATTTCAAAGATATTGATCTGAACGTCTTTGCCAGTGATCTGCTTCAGCTCGTCTTTGATCTTGTCAACTTCAGCACCGCCCTTACCGATTACTACACCCGGACGAGCCGTGTTGATAGTGATAGTGACACGCTTCAGTGTACGCTCGATAACGATGCGGCTGATGCCACCCTTCGGGATACGAGCGTTGATGTATTTGCGGATTTTCTCGTCCTCCACCAGTTTGTCGGCAAAGTCCTTGCCGCCGTACCAGTTCGAGTCCCATCCTTTGATGACGCCCAAACGGAAGCCAACCGGATTTACTTTCTGTCCCATAGTGCTTATGCGGTGGCTTCCGCCGTGGTTTCAGTGGATTTCTTGGCTGCGCTGCTACGACGAGTTTTCTTCGGAGCGGCTTCAGCAGTAGTGGCGGCGGGCTTGCTCTCAGCAGCCTGCAGAGTGGCAGCTTTGCTACCCAGCGGTACTACTTTAGAATCAATCACCAACGTCACGTGGTTGCTGCGCTTGCGGATGCGGTGGCCACGACCCTGGGGGGCGGGACGCAGACGCTTCAGCTGACGGCCTTCATCCACGAAAATCTCTTTGATATAGAGGTTCGCATCTTCAATGCGCTCATCCTCGTTCTTCTGCTGCCAGTTGGCCAGAGCCGACAAGAGCAGTTTTTCGATGCGAGCGGCGCCCGAGTTAGCCTCGAACTTTAGCAGGCCTAGCGCCCGAGTCACTTTCTGACCGCGCACCATGTTGGCTACCATGCGCATCTTGCGAGGCGAGGTAGGCACATTACGGAGTTTAGCTACTGCTTCCATCTTAGCGCTTGCCTTTATCTTTCTTGGCGATATGACCGCGGAAGTTACGAGTAGGAGCAAACTCACCGAGTTTGTGGCCTACCATGTTCTCCGTTACATATACCGGGATGAACTTATTGCCGTTGTGAACGGCGAACGTGTGGCCTACGAAGTCCGGAGAAATCATCGAGCGGCGAGACCAAGTCTTCACCACCGATTTTTTACCGGTTTCTTCCATTGCCGTTACTTTCTTCTCGAGCCGGAAGTCAATGTACGGCCCTTTTTTTAGTGAACGTGCCATTGATTACTTCTTGCCTTTGCGGTTAACGATGAGCTGCTCGGAGTACTTGTTCTTGTTGCGGGTCTTCTGACCTTTAGCGAAGATGCCGTTACGGCTACGCGGGTGACCACCCGACGATTTACCTTCACCACCACCCATTGGGTGATCGACAGGGTTCATTGCAACACCACGAACGCGTGGACGACGACCCAACCAACGGTTACGACCGGCTTTGCCGAGACGTACGTTCATGTGGTCACCATTCGACACAGTACCTACTGTAGCCATGCAGGTAACAAGTACCATGCGCATCTCGCCGGAAGGCAGTTTCAGGGTGGCGTACTTGTCTTCGCGGGCTACCAACTGAGCGTACGTTCCAGCCGACCGAGCCATTGCTGCACCGTTGCCGGGCATCAACTCGATGTTGTGGACGATAGTTCCCAGCGGAATCTCGCGGAGGGGAAGGGCATTGCCTACTTCCGGGGCCACACCCGTACCCGACACTACTGTTGCACCTACGGTAACACCGGCGGGAGCAATAATGTAGCGCTTTTCACCGTCGGCGTAGCTCAGCAGAGCAATACGCGCCGTACGGTTAGGGTCGTACTCAATTGTCTTCACCGTAGCTGGAACACCAGCTTTGTCACGTTTGAAGTCGATGATACGATACTTGGCTTTATGTCCACCACCGATGTAGCGGTTAGACATTTTGCCCGAGTTGTTACGGCCACCGGAGTTTTTCATGGGTGCCAACAGCGACTTCTCCGGCGTCGACGAAGTGATTTCGTCGAAGGCCGGTGCAATGCGGAAGCGCTGACCCGGTGATGTTGGTCTTAGTTTTTTGAGTGCCATTACTCTAGCTTAGAAAATGCTCTTTGCGAAAAGGCGAGGCCTACAGGCCGCTATAGAAGTCGATAACGTCGCCTTCCTTCACGGTTACCACGGCACGCTTGCCGTGTGCACGACGGCCGGATACTGATCCGCCTTTCGTGAACTTAGATTTCAGCTTGCCGATGGTGCGGATCGTACTAATGCCCGTTACCGTTACACCGTACAGTTGCTCAATCTCTTTTTTGATCTGAACCTTGTTAGCGTCAATCGCTACTTCAAAGGCATACTGGCCTTTTTCGTTCAGAGCCGTGGCCTTCTCGGTCACGATGGGCTTCTTCAGGATGCTCATTACTCAGCAGTGGTATAGAGTTGTTCCAATGCCGTCAGGCCATCCTCCGACAGCAGCAGCGTGTCGGTGTTCAGCAGATCGTGCGTGTTCAAAGCTACCGGAGTAGAAACACTTACTTTCTGGATGTTGCGGGCCGACAGCACCACGTTTTTATCAACTGCGCCCGTTACGAGCAGCGTCTTCTTGCCGTTGTTCAGCTTCAGACCGTTCAGGATGTCTAGGAAATCCTTGGTCTTGGGTGCCGACAGCGTGATGTTTTCCACCAGCGCTACTTTGCCATCTTTAGCCAAGCTCGAGAGAGCCGACAGACGGGCAAGACGCTTAGTCTTTTTGTTCAGTTTGAAGCCGTAATCGCGGGGCTGAGGACCGAACATGCGGCCACCACCTACGAATACACCCGACTTCATTGAGCCGGCACGAGCACCACCGGTGCCTTTCTGCTTCTTTAGTTTCTTGGTAGTGCCGTGCACTTCGTTGCGCTGCTTCGACTTGTGCGTGCCCTGGCGCTGGTTAGCCAAGTACTGCTTCACGTCGAGATACATCACGTGCTCGTTCGGCTCCAGACCGAAGATGGCGTCAGACAGGGTAACCTTGCGGCCTGTGTCTTCGCCTTTGATGTTATATACTGACAGTTCCATTTGCTAGGTTATTTTTCCAGGACCACGAAAGAGTTCTTGGCACCGGGAACCGAGCCGCTCACCAGGATGAGGTTTTTGTCGGCTACAACGCGCATTACCTTCAGGTTTTGCACTTTCACCCGGTCGTTACCCATGCGGCCACCCATGCGCATTCCTTTGAATACGCGCGAAGGCCATGAGCAGGCACCGATAGAACCGGGGTGACGCAGACGGTTGTGCTGACCGTGAGTCTGGCCACCAACACCGGCAAAGTTGTAGCGTTTCACAACGCCCTGGAAACCTTTACCTTTTGAGGTACCAACTACGTCAACGAATTCGCCTTCCTCGAAAAGAGTAGCGTCGATGGTAGCGCCAGCGGCGAAATTGGCAACCTCGTCGGTACGGAACTCAACGAGTTTTTTCTTGGGGGTGGTTCCGGCTTTAGCGAAGTGACCAGCCATTGCTTTGGTGGTATTCTTTGCTTTTTTCTCGCCGTAGCCGAGCTGGATGGCCGTATAGCCGTCCGTTTCGATGGTCTTAACCTGCGTCACTACGCACGGACCCGCTTCAATGAGCGTGCAGGGAATATTCTTCCCGTCCGGAGTGAAGAGGCTTGTCATACCGATTTTTTTACCGATGATGCCAGGCATTCGATTGGGGTTTTAGAAAAAGACACACTTGAAAACGCCCGAGTGGCGTTTTCGGAAATGGAGTGCAAAGCTAGGAAATTGTTTGGTAGTAAGCTACCTGTGTTTCGAAATATTTTAAAACTCACTTGGTTAGCTTCTCTCCATTTTACTCTCTTGCAAATCAGCGGCTTCTTGAATTGAGTTGCATACCCCTATCTTATTCTGTCTTTATAGGCTCAACTAGATATCCCTCCTAATATTCTAGCGGGGTCATTCGCTGTTATCGGAGAGTGGCCTACGCAGGCCGCCAGAATGTGCTGTCTGCATTTTGTGTTTGCTCTTTGGGGCCTTCTAGAGCCAAAAGCAGAAAGAATAACGAAAAAGCAATGCCAATTTGAGTTTCCAAGGTGTACTCAACCAGAAATGACAAAGTCACAATCAGATACTGTATGAATAATAATGGCGAGTAGCGAGGCCAAGTAGTTAACCCCGCATAATAGAAGCTAACGATAAATAGCAATAGGCCTACAATACCGAACGCTACCGCTACATACAGGTATTGGTTGTGCGGTAGTATATAGGCTTCGGGTTGGATGTTAGGAAATTCACTTTCATAATGGGTAGCCAGTTCCTGCTCCATATCGGCTTTTCCTACGCCAAACCATGGATTATCTTCAATAACCATTAAGGCTACTTTGTAGGAGTACACTCGTCCTACTAATGAATAGTTGTTGGCGGAGGATGTTTGGCTTACTCTGCCTACGTCTTCTCTTGTATTTGCCGATTTATTCCGGAAAGTAGGAAAGAAGACATAGCTGAACAGAGGCAATAGAATCAGGGCGAGTGCCAGTGCTGCTGCTTTTCTATAGTGACGTAGGCGAAAGATCAGCCATAGTATTCCTAGACCTCCCAGGGCATAAAGCGTTACTAGGCCACTACGTACTGCCAGTAGATGCTGATAAAACGCTAGGCCTATAATGGCAGCTATTAACCAAGGCCTAAGCTTACTCCCGAGTCCAGGGTTGCTTACCAAAAGTGTAGCTGCTCCGACTGCCAGTGTGATTATGAGGCTGAATCGGATATGGTCGGGCTCTGTTGGCATTACTTTCGACTGGAGATACATAGCATTTATCTCCTCCATGTGTAGCAAGTAGTTTCCGGTGCTTAGCAAGGCGCTTACTACCGTCACTAATACCAAGAGAAGCCAGAGCCGCCTTACATGCTGTGTAGGGATTGGAGGAAGTAGCCAAAAGCCAAGAGGTAAAGCCAGAAAAGGCAGCTGCAATACCACATCGCGCTTATAATCGCTCAGGTTCGTTGTGTTTGTCAACAGGCCTGACCCGAGGTGAATCACATATACAAGGACGAAAGACAAGTAGGCTGCTGTATTTCTGCGCGTGTAGGCAGAGCGATGTAACAGGTAGCTGAGTAGGCCAGTCAGGAATACTCCTACAATTCCAATACTTGGTAAAATCCGGAAAAACGTGCTCGTGAAAAGCCCCGTGATAATGCAGGCGCAAAATATAGTGGCTGCTATTAGAAGCCTGGGTAAAGTCAGTAGTGAACTGAGTGAAGAAAGCATGCAAGCGAATACGGAATGTACAGGCCGCAGGCAAAGCTGACGACCTTAAAAGGCTTTTACTCTACAGTAG
Proteins encoded in this region:
- the rpsE gene encoding 30S ribosomal protein S5 → MAEFNNGPRGGSGDNRGGGNDRRGGGNDRRGNDRNNDQSRTGDSDLKEKVVAINRVAKVVKGGRRFSFSAIVVVGDGNGTVGYGLGKANEVTDAIAKGIDDAKKNLVKVPLYKHTVPHVMEGKYSGGFVLVQPAAAGTGVIAGGAMRAVFESAGIKDVLAKSKGSSNPHNVVKATFDALLKMRDPMQIAQARGITLSQVFNG
- the rplP gene encoding 50S ribosomal protein L16; the protein is MLQPKRTKYRKMQKGRVHGLAHRGSSIDFGSFAIKSLEQAWITARQIEAARIAMTRAMKREGQVWIRIFPDKPITKKPAEVRMGKGKGSPEYWVAVVKPGTIMFESDGVSLEVAQESLRLAAQKLPVRTSFVVRRDYVESK
- the rplV gene encoding 50S ribosomal protein L22 — encoded protein: MSLLLLVTSAVISPRKIKASAKMEAVAKLRNVPTSPRKMRMVANMVRGQKVTRALGLLKFEANSGAARIEKLLLSALANWQQKNEDERIEDANLYIKEIFVDEGRQLKRLRPAPQGRGHRIRKRSNHVTLVIDSKVVPLGSKAATLQAAESKPAATTAEAAPKKTRRSSAAKKSTETTAEATA
- a CDS encoding O-antigen ligase family protein, which translates into the protein MEEINAMYLQSKVMPTEPDHIRFSLIITLAVGAATLLVSNPGLGSKLRPWLIAAIIGLAFYQHLLAVRSGLVTLYALGGLGILWLIFRLRHYRKAAALALALILLPLFSYVFFPTFRNKSANTREDVGRVSQTSSANNYSLVGRVYSYKVALMVIEDNPWFGVGKADMEQELATHYESEFPNIQPEAYILPHNQYLYVAVAFGIVGLLLFIVSFYYAGLTTWPRYSPLLFIQYLIVTLSFLVEYTLETQIGIAFSLFFLLLALEGPKEQTQNADSTFWRPA
- the rplF gene encoding 50S ribosomal protein L6 yields the protein MSRIGKLPISLPANVQVEVSNENTVTVKGPKGTLVVPVDRDITVATEDGQLVVSRPTEQKRHKAMHGLYRSLLNNAISGVSNGLEEKLELVGVGYKAAMAGTTLELSLGYSHNIFLALPKEVTATAVTEKGKNPIVTLTSIDKQLLGQVAAKIRSLRKVEPYKGKGVRFVGEQIRRKAGKTASK
- the rplD gene encoding 50S ribosomal protein L4 — encoded protein: MELSVYNIKGEDTGRKVTLSDAIFGLEPNEHVMYLDVKQYLANQRQGTHKSKQRNEVHGTTKKLKKQKGTGGARAGSMKSGVFVGGGRMFGPQPRDYGFKLNKKTKRLARLSALSSLAKDGKVALVENITLSAPKTKDFLDILNGLKLNNGKKTLLVTGAVDKNVVLSARNIQKVSVSTPVALNTHDLLNTDTLLLSEDGLTALEQLYTTAE
- the rpsN gene encoding 30S ribosomal protein S14 — protein: MAKESIKARERKRIAMVARYAEKRKALKAAGDLEGLDKLPRNSSPVRLHNRDKIDGRPRGYMRKFGISRVRFREMALAGKIPGVTKSSW
- the rpsS gene encoding 30S ribosomal protein S19; protein product: MARSLKKGPYIDFRLEKKVTAMEETGKKSVVKTWSRRSMISPDFVGHTFAVHNGNKFIPVYVTENMVGHKLGEFAPTRNFRGHIAKKDKGKR
- the rpmD gene encoding 50S ribosomal protein L30; this translates as MAQIHIKLVKSVIDRPERQKRTIKALGLGKIGSSKEVENTPQVAGMVNAVKHLLEVTEL
- the rpmC gene encoding 50S ribosomal protein L29, with protein sequence MKNAEIRALSLEDLKNQIKAEQTNGQSMRFAHAISPLENPIRLKHARKNVARLLTELKRRENEQATNTAN
- the rplW gene encoding 50S ribosomal protein L23; the encoded protein is MSILKKPIVTEKATALNEKGQYAFEVAIDANKVQIKKEIEQLYGVTVTGISTIRTIGKLKSKFTKGGSVSGRRAHGKRAVVTVKEGDVIDFYSGL
- the rplE gene encoding 50S ribosomal protein L5 translates to MARLKDKYKKEVVPALQEKFQFKSIMQVPRITKICINRGIGAAVADKKLVDNGVDELTTITGQKAVPTIAKRSVSNFKLREGMPIGARVTLRGEQMYEFLDRLLTVALPRVRDFKGINDKGFDGRGNYTLGIKEQIIFPEISIDKIKSISGMDITFVTTAENDEQSYELLKAFGMPFANAKKQS
- the rplN gene encoding 50S ribosomal protein L14; its protein translation is MIQQESRLTVADNSGAKEVLCIRVLGGTGKKYASVGDKIVVAIKSAIPSGNAKKGTVSKAVVVRTKKEVRRKDGSYIRFDDNAAVLLNNNDEPRGTRIFGPVARELREKQFMKIVSLAPEVL
- the rpsH gene encoding 30S ribosomal protein S8 → MNTDPIADYLTRVRNAIKANHRVVEIPASNIKKEITKVLYKKGYIQSYRFDDSAVQGTIKIALKYNPATKQPAITKLERVSTPGLRKYAHVENLPRVLSGLGVAILSTSKGVMTEKEAKAENVGGEVLCYVY
- the rpsC gene encoding 30S ribosomal protein S3; its protein translation is MGQKVNPVGFRLGVIKGWDSNWYGGKDFADKLVEDEKIRKYINARIPKGGISRIVIERTLKRVTITINTARPGVVIGKGGAEVDKIKDELKQITGKDVQINIFEIKRPELDAKLVGESIAQQLQARISFRRAMKMAIQAAIRVGAEGIKIQCGGRLGGAEIARSEQYKEGRTPLHTLRADIDYALSEAQTVYGKIGIKVWVMRGEVFGKPDLSPNQVPANQGNDSRGGDRGPRNDRGGDRGPRRDRNDRGGEGRGGDNRGGQGAGGQRRGGGGAPNRGGQGGGAPRR
- the rpsQ gene encoding 30S ribosomal protein S17, which encodes MASNEEQQATTATERNLRKEIIGRVSSSKMDKSITVVVESKMKHPIYGKFVTKSTKFMAHDENNECGEGDTVRIMSTRPLSKNKRWRLVEIVERAK
- the rplR gene encoding 50S ribosomal protein L18, whose protein sequence is MAFDKATRRKRIQRIIRTKVAGTSERPRLSVFRSNTGIYAQIIDDTTGHTLASASSKHVSVEGGNGVALAAAVGKELAARATGKGISKVVFDRSGYLYHGRVKSLAEGAREGGLNF
- the rplC gene encoding 50S ribosomal protein L3, with product MPGIIGKKIGMTSLFTPDGKNIPCTLIEAGPCVVTQVKTIETDGYTAIQLGYGEKKAKNTTKAMAGHFAKAGTTPKKKLVEFRTDEVANFAAGATIDATLFEEGEFVDVVGTSKGKGFQGVVKRYNFAGVGGQTHGQHNRLRHPGSIGACSWPSRVFKGMRMGGRMGNDRVKVQNLKVMRVVADKNLILVSGSVPGAKNSFVVLEK
- the rplB gene encoding 50S ribosomal protein L2; the protein is MALKKLRPTSPGQRFRIAPAFDEITSSTPEKSLLAPMKNSGGRNNSGKMSNRYIGGGHKAKYRIIDFKRDKAGVPATVKTIEYDPNRTARIALLSYADGEKRYIIAPAGVTVGATVVSGTGVAPEVGNALPLREIPLGTIVHNIELMPGNGAAMARSAGTYAQLVAREDKYATLKLPSGEMRMVLVTCMATVGTVSNGDHMNVRLGKAGRNRWLGRRPRVRGVAMNPVDHPMGGGEGKSSGGHPRSRNGIFAKGQKTRNKNKYSEQLIVNRKGKK
- the rplO gene encoding 50S ribosomal protein L15, which encodes MNLSNLSPAVGSTRNEKRVGRGTGSGRGGTSTRGHKGAKSRSGYSKKSGFEGGQMPLQRRIPKFGFTNINRVEYKAVNLDVLAALTENGSTTTLDKDFFVNAGLASKNAKIKVLGRGEITKALEVHAHAFSKSAVEAIEKAGGKAVTL